CTTCCTGCAAGTCGATATCAATACCGGCGTGATCATCGGCATGGTGATTGTGGCTTTCTTTGCCATCCTCGGTGGGATGAAAGGGATTACCTGGACGCAGGTGGCCCAGTATTGCGTGCTGATCGTGGCCTATTTGATTCCGGCGATCGCTATTTCCGGTTTGCTGACCGGCATTTTCCTGCCGCAGTTTGGCTTTACCTTCAGCGATATCATTCCGCGTCTGAACCAGATTCAGCTGGACTTGGGCTTTCAGGAATATACCCAGCCCTTTGCCAATAAGTCGATGCTGGACGTGCTGTTTATTACGATCGCCCTGATGGTTGGCACCGCCGGATTGCCCCACGTGATCGTCCGCTTCTACACGGTAAAGAATGTTCGGGCCGCGCGTTACTCCGCTGGTTGGGCTTTGCTATTTATCGCCATTCTCTACACGACTGCTCCGGCTTTAGCCGGATTTGCGCGGTACAACTTGATCAATACCTTGCATAACAAACCGATCGAGGAAGTTCGCCAACTTGACTGGGTGAATAAGTGGGAAAACACTGGCCTACTCAAACTTGAGGATAAAGACGGCAATGGGCGAATTGCGCTGACACCGGATAAAGCGCAGAGCGAAATTACGATCGATCGCGACATTATCGTATTGTCTACACCGGAAGTCGCCAAACTTTCGCCGATTATCATTGCTTTGGTTGCCGCTGGT
This DNA window, taken from Romeriopsis navalis LEGE 11480, encodes the following:
- a CDS encoding sodium:solute symporter family protein; amino-acid sequence: FLQVDINTGVIIGMVIVAFFAILGGMKGITWTQVAQYCVLIVAYLIPAIAISGLLTGIFLPQFGFTFSDIIPRLNQIQLDLGFQEYTQPFANKSMLDVLFITIALMVGTAGLPHVIVRFYTVKNVRAARYSAGWALLFIAILYTTAPALAGFARYNLINTLHNKPIEEVRQLDWVNKWENTGLLKLEDKDGNGRIALTPDKAQSEITIDRDIIVLSTPEVAKLSPIIIALVAAGGLAAALSTASGLLLVISSSIAHDVYYRIINPRATESQRLMVGRVMVGFAIALAGYFGINPPGFVAQVVAFAFGLAAASFFPVIMLGIFDKRTNREGAIAGMLSGLIFTTIYIVGIKFYGMSPWFFGVSAEGIGTVGMLINLVVTLIVSRLTPAPPLHIQQLVESLRDPSHEPLALDDVGEEQLD